Proteins encoded together in one uncultured Desulfobacter sp. window:
- a CDS encoding HD domain-containing phosphohydrolase: MLENAMQKMFKTTSRRIAVPALLTIALYVIAMFIIFLPHIEKSFVSRKKEMIRELAETVWSLVDNYHERELSGELPRSDAQNRALLRIGTLRYGPEKKDYFWVSDMTPRMIMHPYRSNIVNKDIKEIQDSSLKRLYLRWNEVVAKKGAGYVGYQWQWKDDPNKMSDKLSYIKSFQPWGWIVGTGMYLDDIYAEIGAIRNKFVAISTVILCIVLILSLYSIRQTMKADNELMLSLIERNELNESLKESKERFRSLLENTSDWIWESDKKGRYTYSSPRVEELLGFSSKETMHKTIMDFVPSNLKSLYQETFKNLLGAKKSFKGFETTCQKKNGQHVVIENNAVPVFSENGSLLGYRGVTRDITDRKMAMEALKKSRDVLHANLEETVKSLASAEEKRDPYTAGHQTRVDRLACAIARELGLSDQQTEGLHFAALLHDIGKIALPSEFLSKPTSLSHQEHEIIKCHAQVGYDILKNIHFPWPVAEIVYQHHEYLDGSGYPRNLTDKEILLEAKILTVADVVEAISSHRPYRPSLGMDSALEEIQNGRGIRYHAPCVDACLKLIKDEKIDFS, translated from the coding sequence ATGCTGGAAAATGCGATGCAGAAGATGTTTAAGACTACCTCTCGGAGAATTGCCGTGCCGGCACTTTTGACGATCGCTCTTTATGTCATTGCCATGTTTATTATTTTTCTTCCTCATATTGAAAAAAGCTTTGTCAGCAGAAAGAAAGAAATGATCCGTGAGTTGGCCGAAACGGTGTGGAGCCTGGTTGATAACTACCACGAACGGGAGCTGTCTGGCGAACTGCCCCGATCCGATGCTCAAAACAGGGCACTGCTCCGGATCGGTACACTCCGGTATGGTCCTGAAAAAAAGGATTATTTCTGGGTCTCTGACATGACGCCACGGATGATTATGCATCCGTATCGCTCGAATATTGTGAACAAGGACATTAAGGAGATTCAGGATTCAAGTCTCAAAAGACTTTACTTAAGATGGAATGAGGTGGTTGCGAAAAAAGGTGCCGGATATGTTGGTTATCAATGGCAATGGAAAGACGACCCCAACAAAATGTCTGATAAATTGTCCTATATCAAAAGCTTTCAACCATGGGGCTGGATTGTGGGGACCGGTATGTATCTTGATGATATTTACGCGGAAATCGGCGCCATACGCAATAAGTTTGTCGCCATTTCCACTGTTATCCTGTGCATTGTCCTGATTCTGTCTCTATATTCCATTCGCCAAACCATGAAAGCTGACAATGAGTTGATGCTCTCCTTAATTGAACGCAACGAACTGAATGAATCGCTGAAAGAGAGTAAAGAGCGCTTCCGGAGCCTTCTGGAAAATACCAGCGATTGGATATGGGAAAGCGATAAAAAGGGACGGTATACCTATTCAAGCCCCAGAGTGGAAGAATTACTGGGTTTTTCATCGAAAGAAACAATGCACAAAACCATCATGGATTTCGTTCCCAGCAATTTAAAGAGCCTGTATCAGGAAACCTTCAAAAATCTGCTTGGCGCCAAAAAGTCATTCAAAGGGTTTGAGACTACATGCCAGAAAAAAAACGGCCAGCATGTGGTTATCGAAAATAATGCGGTGCCGGTTTTTTCAGAAAACGGCAGTCTTTTGGGATATAGAGGAGTAACGCGGGACATCACGGACCGAAAAATGGCTATGGAAGCGCTTAAAAAAAGTCGAGACGTTCTGCATGCAAATCTTGAGGAGACCGTGAAGTCATTGGCCTCCGCCGAGGAGAAACGTGATCCTTACACTGCTGGCCATCAGACACGGGTTGACCGATTGGCCTGTGCCATTGCACGAGAACTCGGACTTTCAGATCAGCAGACTGAAGGACTGCACTTTGCCGCACTTCTGCATGATATCGGCAAAATTGCCCTGCCGTCCGAATTCCTGTCCAAACCGACCTCGTTGTCCCACCAGGAGCATGAAATAATTAAATGCCATGCCCAGGTCGGGTATGATATTTTGAAAAACATTCATTTCCCATGGCCGGTTGCGGAAATCGTATACCAGCACCACGAATACCTTGACGGTTCGGGTTATCCCAGGAATTTGACTGATAAGGAAATTCTTCTTGAAGCGAAAATACTGACGGTTGCTGATGTGGTTGAAGCCATATCTTCCCACCGCCCCTACAGGCCGTCTCTTGGCATGGACTCCGCCCTGGAGGAAATACAGAATGGTCGCGGAATCCGATATCATGCCCCCTGTGTGGACGCCTGCCTAAAGCTCATAAAAGATGAAAAGATTGATTTCTCGTGA
- a CDS encoding response regulator yields the protein MDALKNFASKNFTEQVELLKDIEKKKDYAAIPELAELCKQSDPFDQATFMAKNTLRSLLLENEAYTLKGLMSDNLNLKKISLQVCCRKKCPSATSILLTLFSSLISKQSSELISGHLYYNEGFEILSALSLIQPPEALEIFRQYMHHKDSLIASLAIKTIGQYKDVESVDALCKIVAKAEADDRYEECELTVAGAIDALAMINTDKAISFLASKIHHLNPVARRIIHAVFPRLGPETIHYIAPFLLDADTDVKIMAVNILGAIGDKKGAEFIVEAVDKGIADHPNVKFAVYEALGQMFSMKSLVHLTDGLFEPDPSILIAVVNSLNNQINPGVTKKIKEIIGKDETHASRLINAIVASRAINLFESLYEDETIGNKMIEAILKSNDKGLCGRFSEKLKAMKNKRAGSDANKIKSISSGQSNKKILIVDDSKSMLAFYRTVISAMQISVTAAENGQQAWDILESDNSFNLILTDLNMPVMTGIELTQKVRANNSVDRIPIVIATTESEQSQEQLAKKMGANDFIIKPFSANQLQNKINTLI from the coding sequence ATGGACGCGCTTAAAAATTTTGCATCAAAAAACTTCACGGAACAAGTCGAGCTGTTAAAGGATATTGAAAAAAAGAAAGACTATGCAGCGATCCCCGAACTTGCCGAGTTATGCAAACAAAGTGATCCGTTTGACCAAGCGACGTTCATGGCTAAAAATACGCTTAGATCCCTTTTATTGGAAAACGAAGCGTACACATTAAAAGGCCTTATGTCCGATAATCTAAATTTAAAAAAAATAAGTTTACAGGTTTGCTGCCGAAAAAAATGTCCGTCTGCTACGTCTATCCTTCTCACACTTTTTTCGAGCCTTATTTCAAAACAATCTTCTGAATTGATATCAGGGCATCTCTATTATAACGAAGGCTTTGAAATTCTTTCTGCACTCTCATTAATCCAGCCGCCTGAAGCGCTTGAAATATTCCGACAATATATGCACCATAAAGATTCTTTGATCGCATCATTAGCCATTAAAACCATAGGACAGTATAAGGATGTTGAGTCGGTTGATGCGCTATGCAAAATCGTGGCAAAAGCAGAAGCAGATGACCGGTATGAAGAATGTGAACTAACTGTCGCCGGTGCAATTGATGCCCTGGCGATGATCAACACGGACAAGGCAATATCTTTTCTGGCATCAAAAATTCATCATCTCAATCCAGTGGCCAGAAGGATTATTCACGCTGTGTTTCCAAGACTCGGCCCGGAAACCATCCATTATATTGCGCCTTTTCTCTTGGATGCCGATACGGATGTAAAAATTATGGCCGTGAACATTCTCGGCGCAATTGGAGACAAAAAAGGGGCAGAGTTCATTGTAGAGGCCGTCGATAAAGGAATCGCCGATCATCCGAATGTCAAATTTGCCGTGTATGAAGCTTTGGGTCAAATGTTTTCAATGAAGAGCCTTGTCCACCTTACCGATGGTCTTTTTGAGCCGGACCCATCAATACTCATCGCAGTGGTCAACTCACTCAATAATCAAATTAACCCAGGCGTGACAAAAAAAATAAAAGAGATAATTGGAAAGGATGAGACGCATGCATCCCGGTTAATAAACGCCATTGTTGCATCAAGAGCGATTAACCTGTTCGAATCTCTTTATGAAGATGAGACCATCGGCAACAAAATGATTGAAGCGATTCTTAAATCAAACGACAAAGGGCTTTGCGGCAGATTTTCGGAAAAGCTAAAAGCCATGAAAAATAAAAGGGCGGGATCTGATGCAAATAAAATAAAATCAATTTCTTCAGGTCAATCGAACAAAAAAATACTTATTGTTGATGATTCAAAATCGATGTTGGCATTTTACCGCACTGTTATTTCAGCGATGCAGATTTCGGTCACAGCGGCAGAAAACGGCCAGCAAGCATGGGATATACTCGAATCGGACAATTCATTTAATCTGATTTTAACAGACCTTAACATGCCGGTAATGACTGGAATAGAATTAACCCAGAAAGTCAGGGCAAATAATTCTGTAGATCGTATTCCCATTGTAATTGCCACCACGGAATCAGAGCAGTCACAAGAGCAATTAGCAAAAAAAATGGGTGCCAACGATTTTATCATAAAGCCGTTTTCGGCAAATCAGCTTCAAAATAAAATAAATACGTTAATCTGA
- a CDS encoding GntR family transcriptional regulator: protein MNKEIYNTLKDRIIHLDYEPGTILKEQELAAQFGVSRTPLRTVLFRLEWEHLIKILPRTGIFVMELELSTITNVFQARLELEAVIGAMAFARMSPDQIQQFKALERKCSALKEEKNPKKLSSIDMENKQIFHQAAGNPFLAEMSEHLYALTYRLWYFNLLKMDSANWGNEVEAVREDLVILSQCFTSGNPEQLGQARKNQLLKHLERIRSSFLGLSAI, encoded by the coding sequence ATGAATAAAGAGATCTATAACACATTAAAAGACAGGATCATCCATCTGGATTATGAACCGGGAACCATTCTCAAAGAACAGGAGTTGGCGGCTCAATTCGGTGTAAGCCGTACCCCTTTACGCACCGTGCTTTTCCGCCTGGAGTGGGAGCATTTGATTAAGATCCTGCCCCGTACGGGTATTTTTGTCATGGAATTAGAGCTTTCTACTATCACCAATGTTTTTCAGGCCCGTCTGGAGCTTGAAGCTGTGATCGGCGCCATGGCCTTTGCGCGGATGTCACCGGATCAGATTCAGCAATTCAAGGCGCTTGAGCGTAAATGCAGTGCATTGAAGGAGGAAAAAAATCCTAAAAAATTGTCCAGCATTGATATGGAAAACAAACAGATATTTCATCAGGCTGCGGGGAACCCGTTTTTGGCTGAAATGTCTGAACATCTTTATGCCCTGACCTACCGGTTGTGGTATTTTAACCTGCTCAAAATGGATTCCGCCAACTGGGGAAATGAAGTTGAAGCCGTTCGTGAAGATTTGGTGATATTGTCCCAATGTTTTACATCCGGTAACCCGGAACAGTTGGGGCAGGCCAGAAAAAATCAGCTTTTAAAACATCTTGAGCGAATCCGCTCATCTTTCCTAGGGCTGTCGGCCATTTAG
- a CDS encoding FAD-binding oxidoreductase: MTYEKITHGLWSATAPDRPKLDTFSGEKQTDVAIIGGGYTGLSAALHLARDGHSCVVLEAKDVGFGGAGRNVGLVNAGLWLMPQDVISLVGEDYGQALIRVLGASPQLVYSLVKEYNMDCEAWPYGTLHCADSRAGYKALQERECQWQKIGAPVRLLEKDEAADKLGSKAYRGALLDERAGTIQPLAYTFGLANAALKEGAELYNNAPVIGLNKTASEYTLTTPNGRLKAKKVIIAVMGYPERAFGEHMNNLVPFNYFQFATAPIPKSVLKTVLPGKNGIWDTNLILSSFRLDKNGRLSVGSVGSLDGFAMDVNRAWAQRTLNKVFPQIGDINLEYAWYGRIAMTTNHIPRFHVLDDHMAMVTCYNGRGIGPGTVFGKLLAKYMSGGSTADIPLPVAPVKAVNLRALRGLFYEAGSRLYHYAQRRTPIF; this comes from the coding sequence ATGACATATGAAAAAATAACACACGGGTTGTGGAGCGCCACAGCGCCGGACAGACCAAAGCTGGATACGTTTTCCGGAGAAAAGCAGACAGACGTTGCCATCATCGGCGGCGGATACACAGGGCTGTCAGCAGCCCTTCATCTTGCCCGTGATGGGCATTCCTGCGTTGTGCTTGAGGCAAAAGATGTCGGATTCGGCGGTGCCGGAAGAAATGTAGGCCTGGTAAATGCAGGATTGTGGCTTATGCCCCAAGATGTCATATCCCTTGTGGGAGAGGACTATGGCCAAGCCCTGATCCGGGTGCTGGGGGCATCCCCCCAACTGGTATACAGCCTGGTTAAAGAATATAATATGGATTGCGAGGCATGGCCCTACGGTACCCTTCATTGTGCAGATTCAAGGGCAGGCTACAAAGCCCTTCAGGAACGCGAATGCCAGTGGCAAAAAATAGGCGCGCCGGTCCGTCTGCTTGAAAAGGACGAGGCAGCCGATAAACTGGGCTCAAAGGCGTATCGCGGCGCTCTACTTGATGAACGAGCCGGAACTATCCAGCCCCTGGCCTATACCTTTGGCCTGGCCAATGCGGCTTTAAAAGAAGGCGCGGAACTTTACAATAACGCCCCTGTGATCGGATTGAATAAAACCGCCTCGGAATATACCCTGACAACGCCCAATGGCCGGCTTAAGGCAAAAAAAGTAATTATTGCCGTCATGGGGTATCCGGAACGGGCTTTTGGCGAGCATATGAATAATCTGGTCCCCTTTAATTATTTTCAGTTTGCTACAGCGCCGATCCCCAAATCTGTTTTAAAAACCGTACTGCCTGGAAAGAATGGTATCTGGGATACCAACCTGATTCTGTCCTCCTTCCGTCTTGATAAGAATGGCCGATTGTCTGTGGGCAGTGTGGGCAGCCTTGACGGATTTGCCATGGATGTCAACCGGGCCTGGGCACAACGTACGCTAAACAAAGTTTTCCCTCAAATTGGAGACATTAACCTGGAGTACGCCTGGTACGGCCGAATTGCCATGACCACAAACCATATTCCGCGCTTTCATGTCCTGGATGATCATATGGCCATGGTCACCTGCTACAACGGCCGGGGCATAGGGCCTGGAACGGTATTTGGCAAACTGCTGGCAAAATACATGAGCGGCGGCTCGACCGCTGACATCCCCCTGCCTGTAGCCCCTGTGAAAGCGGTAAATTTGCGGGCGCTTCGCGGCCTGTTTTACGAGGCCGGGTCCAGGCTTTACCATTATGCCCAGCGCAGGACGCCCATTTTTTAA
- a CDS encoding alpha/beta fold hydrolase: protein MILLVSLAVIAAIVFLSGPRVRIDQTILPKDFPVDLDDYLFFQEQQFSDIIPGTQKTVIWAGTPNEQTEFSVVYIHGFSATRQETAPLSDIVAQTLEANLFYTRLTGHGRTGQAMAGADVNDWLNDVVDAYEIGRRIGSKVIMIGCSTGATSLAWLAHRAATVGGMEALYACIFLSPNFRPQNSFSFILTWPWGLQIARIVIGKEREMTPENKGHEQYWINRYPVEALLPMMGMVKLVRGLNLSKIRVPGLVIFSPQDQIIQIPSLEQAFKKMGCVRKQLVPFTGSSDPGQHILAGDIFSPGTSKELAEMIVAFVRIQDA from the coding sequence ATGATTCTGTTGGTCAGTCTTGCGGTTATTGCAGCGATTGTTTTTTTATCCGGTCCCCGGGTCCGTATCGATCAAACTATATTGCCTAAAGATTTTCCTGTGGATCTGGATGACTATCTATTTTTTCAGGAGCAACAGTTTTCCGACATTATCCCCGGCACCCAAAAAACCGTGATCTGGGCGGGAACACCCAATGAACAGACTGAATTCAGCGTGGTCTATATCCACGGGTTTTCGGCCACACGTCAAGAAACAGCACCTTTGAGCGACATTGTAGCGCAAACTCTGGAAGCTAATCTGTTTTATACACGCCTTACCGGCCATGGCCGAACCGGCCAGGCCATGGCAGGAGCCGATGTTAATGACTGGCTCAATGATGTGGTTGACGCCTATGAAATCGGTCGGCGTATAGGCTCAAAGGTGATCATGATTGGCTGCTCTACCGGCGCCACCAGCCTTGCATGGCTGGCCCATCGGGCCGCGACCGTGGGCGGCATGGAGGCCCTTTATGCCTGCATTTTTTTATCTCCCAATTTCAGACCCCAAAATAGTTTTTCATTCATACTTACTTGGCCCTGGGGACTGCAGATTGCCCGAATTGTGATTGGCAAAGAGAGGGAGATGACACCTGAAAATAAAGGCCATGAACAATATTGGATTAACCGGTATCCTGTGGAAGCTCTTTTGCCCATGATGGGTATGGTTAAACTTGTCAGGGGGCTGAATCTTTCAAAGATTCGTGTGCCCGGCCTTGTGATTTTTTCTCCCCAAGATCAGATTATTCAGATCCCCTCCCTGGAACAAGCTTTTAAAAAGATGGGCTGCGTTAGAAAGCAGCTGGTTCCTTTTACCGGTTCTTCGGATCCGGGACAGCATATTCTGGCCGGTGATATTTTTTCACCCGGAACCAGCAAGGAGTTGGCAGAAATGATTGTTGCTTTTGTTCGAATTCAAGATGCATAA
- a CDS encoding outer membrane protein transport protein: MLRKCLLIVLILGMAAPAFGGGIDNKQNFSSAYAGTLSRNAATDGADAAAYNPAGLMLLKNGTYLELDLLPFTFDYDHEYDGETQTASPNLIAPMIFGVHKWEKWALWGTFTINGGGGETEYENGNIITQTVENRLFRGDFAPTLPWGGTLTQPYAYAESYDYTLTTGVSYALHPMVSVAAGVRYIFTDKEVDLHGTYFVDLLAKYDQEAHGYGGVIGIDIHPSDTLNIGIRYDSAVKLDWETDTNGSNALGIALLEVFGRKDGKSYARDLPAVLALGVEWKILPKLTLKPSFSYYFEKNADWDTQNDAVDGNSYELALALQYDVNEYWSLTAGYLYINVDMKPENFGIIEQMNPPLDCHAFAVGAKYRMTEKLTLILGLSGYFYEDDTAPADLVAGRPEVTYDKTLYQAGIGIQYRF; this comes from the coding sequence ATGCTAAGAAAATGTTTATTGATCGTATTAATTTTGGGAATGGCGGCGCCTGCATTCGGCGGCGGTATTGATAACAAACAGAATTTCTCCTCAGCATATGCCGGCACGCTCAGCCGCAATGCCGCAACAGACGGTGCAGATGCAGCCGCTTATAACCCTGCCGGTCTGATGCTGCTCAAAAACGGAACCTATTTGGAACTTGACCTTTTGCCCTTCACCTTTGACTATGACCATGAATATGATGGAGAAACCCAAACCGCCAGCCCCAACCTGATCGCGCCCATGATCTTCGGGGTTCACAAATGGGAGAAATGGGCCTTATGGGGGACTTTTACCATAAACGGTGGGGGCGGTGAAACCGAATACGAAAACGGAAATATTATCACCCAAACCGTTGAAAATCGGTTGTTTAGAGGTGATTTTGCACCTACCCTCCCCTGGGGAGGAACACTAACCCAGCCTTATGCCTATGCTGAAAGCTATGATTACACCCTCACGACAGGTGTTTCCTACGCGCTTCATCCCATGGTCTCCGTTGCCGCCGGGGTCAGGTACATATTCACAGACAAAGAAGTGGATCTCCACGGTACTTACTTCGTTGATCTGCTGGCCAAATACGACCAGGAAGCCCACGGTTACGGTGGGGTGATCGGTATCGACATTCACCCGTCTGACACGCTCAACATCGGTATCCGATATGATTCAGCAGTCAAGCTGGACTGGGAGACCGATACAAATGGTTCAAATGCCCTCGGTATAGCCCTCCTCGAAGTCTTTGGCAGGAAGGACGGCAAAAGCTATGCCAGAGACCTTCCGGCAGTACTGGCGCTGGGTGTTGAGTGGAAAATTCTCCCTAAACTCACCCTAAAACCCTCATTTTCCTATTATTTTGAAAAGAATGCGGATTGGGATACCCAGAATGACGCTGTGGACGGCAACTCCTACGAACTGGCATTGGCCCTACAATACGATGTCAATGAGTATTGGTCCCTGACAGCGGGTTATCTTTATATTAATGTAGATATGAAACCTGAGAACTTCGGTATCATTGAACAGATGAATCCGCCCTTGGACTGCCATGCCTTTGCTGTCGGCGCAAAATACAGGATGACGGAAAAACTCACTCTGATCCTGGGCCTTTCCGGATATTTTTACGAGGATGACACTGCCCCGGCCGACCTTGTCGCAGGACGTCCCGAAGTGACCTACGACAAAACCCTGTATCAGGCAGGAATCGGTATTCAGTATCGTTTCTAA
- a CDS encoding MetS family NSS transporter small subunit, with amino-acid sequence MMTSAIVMMALGLGVTWIGAGVCIAIAIAIKKKQL; translated from the coding sequence ATGATGACTTCCGCTATTGTGATGATGGCCCTGGGGCTCGGCGTTACCTGGATTGGGGCCGGTGTCTGCATTGCCATTGCCATTGCCATCAAGAAAAAACAGCTTTAA
- a CDS encoding ammonium transporter, giving the protein MVNKRHISFGFVILATPLAALAGDGTVIDSGNTSWMLISTALVLLMLPGLAMFYGGLVRSKNVLGTMMHTFVSMAVIGVLWVVCGYSLTFGKSIMGGLVGWNSDFFFLKGIDEAVTNGIPEYIIAMFQGKFAIITPALISGALAERIYLRGYILFISLWFLVVYTPLCHWVWASDGWLFNTGASGVIDLAGGLVIHVSAGISALVAAIYLGPRLGHPRIATPPNNLTMTLIGAGLLWVGWFGFNAGSTLQSGLDSARALTMTQVSAASGALVWLCMEGIMYKKASALGFASGTLAGLVVITPAAAVVQPLGALFLGAASTVVCFYALQLKMKLGYDDTLDCFGIHGVGSALGVVLLSFFIRDSWMASASEAAGRTWTAFDQLLVQLKGLGATILLAGVATIILCIIVEKTVGFRLDEESEYRGLDQSLHGERGYDFSS; this is encoded by the coding sequence ATGGTAAACAAGCGGCACATTTCTTTCGGTTTTGTAATTCTTGCCACTCCGTTGGCTGCCTTGGCTGGAGACGGCACAGTAATTGATAGCGGAAACACGAGCTGGATGTTAATTTCAACTGCGCTGGTTCTACTCATGCTGCCGGGCCTGGCTATGTTTTACGGTGGACTGGTACGTTCAAAAAATGTTTTGGGAACCATGATGCACACCTTTGTATCCATGGCAGTGATCGGCGTGCTGTGGGTAGTCTGTGGATATTCATTAACATTTGGAAAGAGCATTATGGGGGGACTTGTCGGCTGGAACAGCGATTTCTTTTTCCTCAAGGGAATCGATGAAGCAGTCACCAACGGGATTCCGGAATATATCATTGCCATGTTCCAAGGGAAATTTGCCATCATCACGCCGGCCTTGATCAGTGGCGCTCTGGCAGAGCGAATTTATTTAAGAGGATATATCCTGTTTATTTCTCTGTGGTTTCTAGTGGTTTACACGCCACTTTGCCACTGGGTCTGGGCATCGGACGGCTGGTTGTTCAATACCGGTGCATCCGGAGTGATTGACCTGGCCGGTGGATTGGTCATCCATGTATCGGCCGGAATCAGCGCCCTGGTGGCGGCCATCTATTTGGGGCCCCGGCTGGGACATCCCAGAATTGCCACCCCGCCCAACAACCTGACCATGACCCTCATTGGCGCCGGCTTGCTGTGGGTGGGCTGGTTTGGTTTTAATGCCGGCTCTACCCTTCAGAGCGGTCTGGATTCTGCCAGAGCCCTGACCATGACCCAGGTTTCGGCTGCCAGTGGCGCACTGGTCTGGCTGTGTATGGAAGGGATTATGTACAAAAAGGCATCTGCCCTTGGTTTTGCGTCCGGCACCCTGGCCGGCCTGGTGGTAATCACCCCTGCGGCCGCAGTTGTCCAACCCCTGGGAGCCCTGTTCCTGGGAGCGGCATCCACCGTAGTGTGTTTTTATGCGCTTCAACTTAAAATGAAGCTGGGCTATGATGATACACTGGACTGTTTTGGCATCCATGGTGTAGGCAGCGCGTTGGGGGTTGTTCTGCTCAGCTTTTTCATCCGCGATTCCTGGATGGCATCAGCAAGCGAGGCAGCCGGCCGGACCTGGACGGCTTTTGATCAGTTGTTGGTGCAACTCAAAGGATTGGGCGCAACGATCCTGCTTGCCGGCGTCGCAACCATTATCCTGTGCATAATTGTGGAAAAAACAGTCGGCTTCAGACTGGATGAAGAGAGTGAATATAGAGGGCTTGACCAGTCACTTCATGGCGAGAGAGGGTATGATTTCTCATCCTGA
- a CDS encoding tetratricopeptide repeat protein, translated as MFRKNSIVILALCVAMLQIYGCSGIMKANHFISQERYDEAIPILKEQIAERPDFARARNKLGFAYLKTGQLDKAINEFENVLNKVPDEPYAILYLGMAYLNKEELGKAMDTWKMYKNVRAPLVEEEINRLMTVLLIAQSQRSAKTALAQEGQLKTNKPDANTIAVCYFNDLSEDKSLRAFQKGLAAMVATDLSKIRNFKVIERLRLQALLQEMKLGQTGIVDPNTAPIVGKLLGTENLVTGNLSLGSIQVVASVSSSSNEKVLGSTSTKVEQENFYDLPGLVIQNCADILGIKLSDEEKAVIGVPHTKVYQAFIYYGQALDALDAGKWQDAKNLFEMALKEDPLFYLAKKGRDSCPGKNTPSIAEISVMTAVDLANVTERSIDKAEDQQARADKTASTASKGGCSGGSGHSH; from the coding sequence ATGTTTAGAAAGAATTCTATTGTAATTTTAGCTTTATGTGTCGCAATGCTTCAAATTTATGGCTGTAGCGGAATTATGAAAGCAAATCATTTTATTAGCCAGGAAAGGTATGATGAGGCCATACCTATTCTAAAAGAACAAATCGCCGAACGTCCGGATTTCGCCAGAGCAAGAAACAAGCTTGGCTTTGCCTATTTGAAGACAGGTCAGCTGGATAAAGCCATTAATGAATTTGAGAATGTTTTAAACAAAGTTCCTGATGAACCTTATGCGATTTTATATCTTGGAATGGCTTATCTGAATAAAGAGGAACTTGGCAAGGCCATGGACACATGGAAAATGTATAAAAACGTGCGTGCTCCCCTGGTAGAAGAAGAGATCAACCGCCTGATGACCGTGCTGCTGATCGCCCAAAGCCAACGTTCGGCCAAGACAGCCCTGGCACAGGAAGGACAATTAAAAACCAACAAGCCTGACGCAAATACAATAGCCGTCTGTTATTTTAATGACCTCTCAGAGGATAAATCCCTGCGCGCCTTCCAGAAAGGCCTGGCCGCCATGGTCGCCACAGATCTTTCCAAAATCAGAAACTTCAAAGTCATTGAGCGCCTGCGTCTCCAGGCGTTGTTGCAGGAGATGAAGCTGGGACAAACCGGTATCGTTGATCCAAACACAGCCCCTATAGTCGGAAAACTATTAGGAACAGAAAATCTGGTAACCGGCAACCTCTCTTTAGGAAGTATTCAAGTCGTTGCTTCCGTATCCTCTTCCAGTAACGAAAAAGTGCTGGGAAGCACGAGTACAAAGGTAGAACAGGAAAATTTTTATGACCTGCCGGGTCTGGTCATTCAAAACTGTGCTGATATTCTCGGTATAAAGTTATCTGACGAAGAAAAAGCGGTCATCGGCGTACCCCATACAAAAGTATATCAGGCATTTATTTACTATGGACAAGCGTTAGATGCCCTTGATGCCGGGAAATGGCAGGATGCCAAGAATTTATTTGAAATGGCATTGAAAGAAGATCCCCTATTTTATCTCGCTAAAAAAGGTAGAGATTCATGCCCAGGAAAGAACACACCCAGTATTGCCGAAATCAGTGTCATGACGGCAGTAGATCTGGCAAATGTGACTGAACGCTCTATTGATAAGGCCGAAGATCAACAGGCAAGGGCTGATAAAACAGCCTCGACTGCGAGTAAAGGAGGTTGCAGTGGCGGTAGTGGCCATAGCCACTGA